Within Pseudomonadota bacterium, the genomic segment GTGCTCCGACACAGGGGACGCCGACTCCAGCAGGCTACGGCCGCACGTTGAGCCAGGGAGACCGCCATGCTGTCACCGAAGCGCACCAAATACCGCAAGCAGCAAAAAGGCAAGACCAGGGGCCTGGCCTATCGTGGCAGCGAGGTGTCCTTTGGTGATTACGGTTTGCAGTGCCTCGGTCGGGGTCACGTCACGGCGCGACAGATCGAGGCTGCTCGCATGGCGGTGCAGCGTAAGGTCAAGCGCGCTGGC encodes:
- a CDS encoding ribosomal protein L16, with translation MLSPKRTKYRKQQKGKTRGLAYRGSEVSFGDYGLQCLGRGHVTARQIEAARMAVQRKVKRAG